One Marmota flaviventris isolate mMarFla1 chromosome 17, mMarFla1.hap1, whole genome shotgun sequence genomic window, ATTCTATTGTAATTATTTGATGGATGACTGTTTTCTCTCCGAGTTCCTTAGGGCAGGGATTGTTTTTTTGATTTGTAATTTGTAGGGCATGGCACAAAATCAGTGTTAAACTAATATTTTTGGAATGAACCATCTAAGGGGGGAAGATAGACTCATACTGATACTGAACGATCAATACTGCCACACAGGCAGGGGAAGTTCCCAGTGTTGCTGGGGTTGGATGGCCACTCAGACAGCTACTGTTTTATGCTTAGAGAGTGTGTTTCAGGTTGAGTGTCCAGGGCAATAGTGGCATCATTGATGCAAATAAGGAAATCAGTTTTGCAGGGAAAAATTGGGGACTCCACTTCATAGACATGTATCCTGAAGTGATGGGGGAAGATCTCAGGGTCAATGTCATTGtcatgggaagggagagggaggtgtGCTTAAAGCAGTTGAAAgagaaatttatcatttcttggaGAGACAGCATATCAAGAGAGAGAGCAGCAGAGGCAGATGGATTGCTTGATCCTTGGAGAGGGTAgagtttttttttggtactgagggattaaactcagggtgctttaccactgagccacatcgctagccctttttatttatatttatttttattttgagacagagcctcactaaggtgctgaggctggctttgaacctgctatcctcctgcctcaacctcctgagccactgggattacaggcatgtgccactgtacccagtcatGCAGACTTAAGTAGGTAGAGAATGGTGGTTGGATGGGGCAGTTAGAAATCATGGTGACATCATCCTTTGGCCCCTGGGGCTGAGCCTGAGTGTCTGCAGTGTTCAGGAAGTGTGTGGGAGCTGATGAGAGGAAAGGTCAGGATACTCACAGGACAACTCCAGGGGGTCTCCATCCTTGTCCCTTCTGTGGGCCCTCATTCAGCTGAAGCCTCTTCACATGACTGCAGAATTTAATGCAGAAAATGAACACCAGAAGCTCCATGTCTGTCTGGACATACATCCTTGTTCTTTGGAAACAGTCCATGGCTTGCATTAGGAATTCCTCATCCTGAGTCTCATACAAACAATGGAGAAACTCCAGAGAGTGTGGTTGTCCTGGTGGGGATTTGGCCTCCACCCATTGCAGCAGCTCCCATTTCCTTTCCGGAGACAACTGGAAGGTGAAGGGTTTCTCTGTTGCTCTTGACCAGTGATCACTTAAGAGGCCGAACAGGAAGCGCACAGTTGGTGCCCCAAAGAGGTTGTTCCTTCCATACACATCTAGCAGCTCTTCCATACCTCCAAGGCCATCAGGACTTTGGCTTCTTTCCTCCTTATCCCTCAAGGCATAGGACATTGCTGCAAAGAACTCCTGGAAACAGAGATGAATGAAGCTATAGGTCAGGGAGTCAGGGCCCTTGCGGAGAACACCCCTCTTCAAGAAAATGGTGATGATGGCTTCATTTAACTCATGCTTCCTGAGGTCACCTGCACTGAACACAGTCTTTCTTTGCCAGAGGCCTTCAGCAGCCAAAGAACAGAAGTCCTTGAGCTGTGTCCCTAGGTGTGGAGCTGGAAAGGCCTGGAAAAGGTAGTGCATACACAGGCTTGTGATGGTCTGAATGGTGGGTGGGAGTTCTTTCCCCAACTCCATGTTCTCCTTCAGGTACGTGCAGACCATCCAGGACACCAAGGGCATGAGACACAACGTCAAGAGCTCAGGGTTTGATTCCAGCATAGTAAAGGCTTTGTTTGCTTGGCTTTCATCtgtgaaatatttgtagaaatattCTTTCCTGCCAGATTCAGAGAAGCCCAGGACTTCTACCCAACGTGGTTGCTTCAAAGAAGGAATGAGTTTCTGCAGATCTGTGGTCCGAGATGTGACCAGCAAGGAGGCCTCAGGGAGTATGGCTTTCCCCAGCAAACTGCCCAGGAGTGCATGCACGGGCTGTGACTGGCTCCAGTGCACACAGAGCTCAGGACTCTGATTCTCCAAGACCCATTTTGGCTCATCGATACCATCCAGGATGAAGAGCAATTGCTCTGGTTGAGACAGGATCTGCCTGATGGGTGCTGTAGGGGCTGTCCCATCTTCTGAGATGAGCTCAGCCAGACTCACCAACTTGCATTGGACCAGCTCTCTGCAGCTGAAGTAGAAGATGTGCTGGAAGCGGTCTCTGAACAGCTGGCCTTCTTCCCAGGCTCCCCTCACCTGCCTGGCCAGTGTTGACTTTCCAATTCCAGGAGCCCCATGCAGTATGACAATATGAGGTTCTTTCTGGAAACCTGGGCCTGGGCTAAATAATTCACGGATCTCAATCAAATGTCCTTGCTCCTCCACTACATCACGATGCCAGCTTTTCCTGGCCAGGGGATCCTGGCCTCTGGGATGAGGTTTTTGTAGAAGTAGCAGCTGTGTGAATTTTTGGTGCATATTGTCATTTTTCCAGGATTGTGCGTGGCGGAGCTTTTCTCTTCTCTGGTTTTGATATCTTTCTCTGATTCCTAAATAAGGGAGGAAAAGATGGGAactaatggtacagaacagagttgatcatttattcatttaacaactGAATGGACTTAGGTATCTACTCTGAGCCACATAGCACATTAACTGCAGATAATGGTGGGTTCTGGCAGGTGATGTAGAAGGAACAAGGGCTTTGGAGTAGAAGATTTTAGTTCAAATCTTTACCAAGTCATACTctctgatatatatttttttcattcaaatatttatccAGGGCTTTCCAAATGCCAGGCACTCCTCTAGGGGCTGGGAATAAAGAGTGAACTGACAGACACAACTGTCTGCCCTCATTAAGCCTAGGACTTGGGCCATGagctgctctgagcctcagttttctcatctgtaagttGGGCATTTTGATATCTCCTTGTAGGAGGAGTGGAAATCATAGATAACGGAGCAGATGCTGTTGTCTCCTGAATGGCATCTTTTCAACACCCACCATTGCAGGACCTGCCAATCATATCCTTCAATAAGCACCTGTGATTGTCTGAGGGCTCTCTCATGGCCCACAGTGGGATGTGCCAGAAAGACTGCAAAGCTAATGCTCTAGAGAAAGCATTAGCTGACAACAGATGGGGTCCTCTGTACTCAGGACAGGCAACTCTGAGGAATGTTCTACATTGTCTCCCAGACATCCTCAACAGCATTGAACCTCAGTTGCTGCTTTGGTTTGGATGTCATTTATTTCCCCCCAAACTAATTGAAATTTGGTTGCTGATGTAGTGGTGTTGGAGGTGGGGCTTAATGGGAGGCATTTAGGTCATGGGGGAGCAGCTTTCATGAagagattcattcatttcttgaGGAAATGAGTTAGCTGTGGAGGGAATTGGactccctttcctctcttctgcAGCCTCCTGCTTGCTCTTCTGCCCCCTGTCCCTCTCTCCACACATGGAGCAGCACAAGATCCTCAACAGAAACTAAGCAGATGCGGCCATCTGATTTAGGACTCTTGGCATCCAGAACTGGCAGGAGATAAGTAAACCCCTTCTTTTTATAAAGTACATGGTCTCAGTTACTTTgttgtagcaacagaaaatgaactaagacagaTGCTCACAGGGGTAGCCTGCTCCATGGTGCACCTTTTCAGGGATTCTTCCTCCCCAGACTCACTTCCTTCTTCACTCCCAGTGCCTCTGGGGAATCACCTCCCCAATAAACTACCTGCACACACAACTCATCTCAGGACCTGCTTCTAAGGGAACCAACCTGTGAAAGATGGAAAGATGCCTAGTGAACAGTGAGAAGCTGAGCTCATCATGTAAGAGATCGTTCCCCACAGAGGGTCTTCAGGCTCCAAATTAAGTCAGATTCTGAATGGTGCAATTGTTATAATCTCGCCCCACATTTCTCTTCCTAACATTTTGAATGTCTCTTGCTTTCCCCCCTAGATGAATTTTAAAGATGATTCAGATGATTCATCTGGGATGGTGAAGACCAGTTTACCCCAGGACACCTGGTGGGCTATATCTGGAGGTCAAGTTACTACCTGTCCTACCTTTCAGGCGGGATGAAGAAAATCTGGGGAGAGTAGGGAGTGTGGAGTCAATTCATATTGTTATTCTTTGTGAGACTGCAGCTTCAGGGTCCAACTCACCTCTGAAATCATAATCTATGGGTCTGCCTTTATTGTCTCTTGTGAGAACATTTCTAGCAATGTGAATACCTTCTAGGAACAATAGGTCACTGCCAATTGTTACCTGGGGCCACCACCCACTCTGCTCAGGCTGTGCCTCTTGAGATGCCAAGAGAGAACTTAACTCTTCTGATGTCACTTTTTCCAAAACCTCCTAGTTTTCATGGATCTGTGACCATGGACTCTCCTCTTGAATCAAGtcacacttaaaaaatattttctttcttgaattaagtaatacttaaaaaaatcctCTACCTTGAATgagtttcattttaatattacGCCCCTGACCAGGTAGGTGTTGGTCAGCTCCATCCAAATCCACAAAAACCAGGAAGATGGCTGGATTTGGCCTGTTTTTGCCAGTCCCAGCCAGCCACCTGTTTTTGTACAGATTGCAAGCTGAGAATGACtgttacattttcaaatggttgaaaaaaaaatcaaaagatgaatATCATTTCATGTTGTGACAATTATATGATATTCAAAATTTAGTGTCCATAAATATAGTGTCATTGGAACACAATCATGACAGTTTGCTGGTGTATCGTCTATGGTTGCCTTAAGGCTGTGATGGCCGGTTTGAGTAGCTGTGGCAAAGACCCACAgagtttaaaatattgtttatcatttcctttacacaggcagatttttttttgcctttgttctTGATCAATCAGAAAGCCTGCTGTGTGATTTCTGTACTTGTTATGAAACTGTTCAACTTCCACCCTTGAAGaatttctttagaatttagaatcAGGGAAAACTTGAGGAAATGGGTTAGCTGTGGAGGGAATTTGACTCCCATTCCCTTGAGTGGGTCTTTTCTTATTGATAATAGCTATTATGTAACCCATTATATTGCTCTTTTTTCCCTGCTTGCCAGGATGCTCAGAACCGATGGAACCTTTAATTGTAGCAACTAATTTGCCTTCATGGTTTTtatacttgctttttaaaattttttatcattattgcATTCTAGTAATAGTGCATTGGTATGTTTCTGTACGATGCCTCGACTCCTtcctatttttctgccttttctcatttcttctttcccttctttcttccttctttccttttgtgaATGGGAAGTGGTGTGACTAATTAAATCAGTTGACACACATTGAGCCTAGGCCACATTTTCGGTCCATGAATTCTGTAATTAACTCCCATTTGTGTGTAGAAGGATTCCTTTTCACTCAACATCTCTCAGATACAGAGGGAGCATCCCCTAGCATGGGTTAAGACCATAACACCAGAAGCCAGTGTGGCTGTGGCTTTGAAATGACTGTCGTCATTGCCTACACAGCAGAAGGGAGTAGGACATAGGGGTTAAAGGTGTGGACTGTGGTGTTGGGGAGAAGGAAGGCTGAATTCCAGCTTTGCCCCACATTGTGACACTTTACTTTtttcagcctcagttttctcatttgcaagATGGGACCATAAGAGTGGTTGTGAAATTTAAATAGAATGAGCAATTGAAGCACTGGCACAGGGTCTGACGTGGAGTGGGGTGTCTAGCAAGCACTTGCAGGCATGTGACTTTCTCTAGACCACTTCCAGCAGGGGATTGGTGAGAAGCTCTGTGGACATCAGATCCAGCTTACCTGACCCCTAGGCCAGTGGAGTATGTTTCTTGTGCTGGAGAATGCACCCACATCCGCATTTTTAGCGGCTTCCTAGAAGCAGTGCCTTGGTCTAGTGGTGACTGCAGTGTTAGGGGTCCTAGGGAATGGATTCAGAGGTTCTCCAGGTCCTCTGCTCAGCCTGTTAACCTGGACCCCAGGGATCTGATTTTGTGCATGCCTTTGTACCCCCGCCATGCCCCAGAAGCTAGGCAAGGCCTCACCTCTGTAATAATTTCCAGATGTTTCAGCCAGAAGCCTCTCAGTCTCAGGAGCTCCCTGATGCCTTGGTTCTGCATTGGTTTGAGGTGGAGGTTCCCAGCCCCCCAGCACTGTGGATGTGGGGGCATTGGGTGACTCTTGGCTTGGAGACTCCTGGTCTGTGGAGCTTGAAGGAGCTCGGTGGAGGAACAAGGGAGGATTTCCTGGATGGGGGGATGGGGGAtgacagaagagaaatgattagCTACTGAAAATGCACTTTGACTCTCACAATGATCTTGTGGACTAGTTGTTAAGATCTTATTGTTAAAGCCACATCAAGGTAGATggagagttttattttcttacGGCTGGTCTGAAGCATGTTGGTGGGAGTATAGTGTGTTTAAGGTTGCAAGATTTTGATGAACCACTTGAGAGGCCAAACTACCTATTTCAAGTAACCATAGTTACTCTGCAGCTTCCTGGGCAGGGGGGATCCTCTTTACTGCAGTGCACAGTTTTGCCAGACACTGAGAACTCAGGCCATGCAAGTTGGAGGTAGAGTTGAATTGTTCAAAGTGATAGAGAGCGGAAGAGCAGTCTGGTACTGTATTGGGCATGGGAAAGAGGAGAGTGCTCTTGGGAGGCATAAATAGTGGGGGAATCTTTGTTGGGGGAGACATGTGAGCAGTCTAGCCCCTCTTATCATATCAAAGTAGAGTGTTTGCTCAGATTTTGTGCAAGTAgatatgtgtgtgcgtgcatgtgtgtgtgtgtatgtgtgtgtgtgtgtgtgtgtagcttaaTTCTACCCTGTGGAGTTGGAGGTGGTACAAGGAGCTAAAATTAAGTAGTATgaagtctcagatgagggtgGAAAGACTTGTTCCACATCACACCACAAGTGGGTGAAGTCAGAATGAAAACTGAGGGCAATGGAGTTGGAGCCTGTAGCCACCCATGCCAGGACTTGGGAGCAGAGGAGTGAGAGTGGGcacagaggaaggggaaggaaattGGGGCAAACCCAGGACTTCCACAAAGCAGTGGCAGGGTGGAGAAGGAAATAACTTCCCCAGGCATGGATTGCTCTGGATTCTAGCCCTGGCTCTGCCCCTAAGTGCTTGTGAGCTTGAACAGGCGGGCTGTTCTCTCTAGCTCTTCTGCACTGTCAAGAGGTGGCCATTTTGATTGTTGGGATAGGAGAGGAAGAGGCAAGGGTGTAGCTGAGGTTTGAACCCTGGTGACCAAAACgatagagaataaaataagagaaGTTAGGAAAGGGAACTGGCTGGGGATGAGGAATGAGCCCAGCCTCATGCTCAGATTTTGTGCAAGTAgatatgtgtgtgcgtgcatgcatgcatgtgtgtgtgtgtgtgtgttcatctgGAGAACAGAAGCCTCTTTTGAACTTCTGGGCTACCCTGACCCTGTGGATCTTCAGTGCCCACCAAGATTATGGGATGAGCTCTGCATGGTCAAGGACCATGCCACACAGGACTGATGCACATGTGTCTCAATTTCCCCATCTGTCAAACGGAAAGGGGAGCAGTCTCAGCACTGAGAGGTCCTTGAAGGACCATTACTTCCAGCCGTATTGCTCTCACCACCCCTATCCTGTCTCTTTCATCTTTCCTCTATAGTATGCCCCCCAGGTCCCCATGAAGGTCCATGTGTACCTGTGGGGACCCACTGGCTGACTCACTGCCCCACCCCAGTCCCAGGCAGGGCTCTTAACTCACCTTTCTGGATGTGGCTAGGTGTTACAGGAAAAATTCTCTTTGATTCCTGGGTGGACCCGGTGCAAGGaaaattccagaacttcagcaCTTCTGTGGAGGTGGGCCAGCTAGGGGACTCCATGGCGGGTGTATTTGGGGAGCCGATGATTAAGGAAGAGTGGGCTatgggaaggagacagagaggtTGAGGGCTCGTCCGAGGGGCAGGAACAGAAGCCAGACTGAGCCTGGGGTTCTTCATATTAATCAGGTCCCATTTCTTAACCAAGTGAGGTCAGGAGAAACCCATGAGCCCACTGAGGCCCTCACAACCTCCCCCTAACAGGCTCATCCAGAGAATGGTATCCTCACAGACACCACTGGGCAAAAAGTCCTGATCTGGGGCTCAGGGAATTTGCCTACCTTTCCTGGTTCTGATGTTGCTTCTTTGGGTAAGTTAAAATTCCCCTCTGAGCATTAGCTCTCCCACGTGGGGCTACCAGCACCTGCCTCCCCGGGTTGCCAATAGTGAtaatagcagcagcagcatcaaTAGCAAGAGCTTGCATTTATGGAGCATTTACTGTATATTAGGCTCTGCTAACAGTTTCACATGGATTATCTCTTTTAACTCCCACACAGGCCAAGGAGACAGGCTCTTACTCTCTCATGGAGAAACAGAAGCAGAGTAGTAAAGTGACTTGTCCAGGGTGGCAGTGCTGTGACAGGAGCCTGCCTCTGCCTATCTCCCAGTCTATGTTCATAACTACAATGCTCTGTAAGGGCTTCTTAGGGAGCCGGGCTTGAAACCCATGCCCACTCCTCTCTGTACCCTTCTGAATGCCAGTCTACCCCCCCATCAGCCCTCCAGGCACTGTGAGGATCACATGGGGATAGAAATGCACTGGAACAGAAGAGGGTATAGGGCAAGGGGTCTAGCAAGAGCCCCCCCAGCAAGCCTTCCAGCTCTAGCCTAGTCTGGCACCTGAATGCTCCTTTGGGCAGTCCCAAGTCACCCACCCAGAGGTGGCTTGGTGGGAGGGTTCAGTGGTGGTAGTCCCAGTGGGACTGAGGTAGGGTCTTTTTCTACTCACTTGAAGTCAAGGTCGTCTTTGCCTGGGCCTGGGCACACAGCAGACTCAGGCCCATCTGTTCCCAGGTGTGGAAGGCCAGGTCCCAGGCTCGCTGCTCCCCATACTGAGCCACCAGTTGTGAGGCCACCTCCGTGCCACTTGCCTTCTCTGGTTGAGCTGGTGTCACACCAGAAGAACACCCAAAGAGTGTTTTGTTGGATAGCCGAAGCTGGAATTCCTTCAGCTCCTCTTTCGGCAGTAGCTCCAGGTAATGAGCCAGCTGGTCCTGGGTCCCTCTGGCCATCTCTGCCCCAGGCAGGAGAGCCTTGGGGATATTCATGGGGGGAGCAGTGGGTAAGTGAGTGGGTGGTGAAGGGCATCAGGCAGGTAGAGAAGAGTGATCTTCCTTTGCCTTGGCCAATGCACGTCTCTCAATGCACGACTCTCATGGGGATCATGTCTCTTAGCCTGGCAAACTCCGATTCAGCATTTGGGACTCAGCTTTGTAAACTGAGGGCATCTGCCAATATAGATGATGTCGGGAGGACAGAGGGGAGAGGAGTGGTAGGAGAATCACAGGAGGGAGGAGACCCCAGGGGACTGGAAGATACTGGAAGAAGTCAGAATCCATGGAGGTTCTGGGGCAGGGCCCAGGGCTGGTCAGGAAAGGTGAtgggggaggaggaatgggaggagggaggggtgggaggatGGAGGGATGGGGAGATGAGGGTGTGACTGACACTTACTATTCTGGGTTCCTCAGATTCTTCCTTCTCCTGGGATCTGGACTCTTGGAATCAACCCTTGAGACACAGCACTGAGAGGAGGTGAGGTGGAGGGGGGCAGAGGCCATACAAGTAGTGGGCTCAGAGCCCAGGACTGAGCTCAGGGCTGGAGGGGGGCAGATGCCATGCAAGTGGTGGGTTCAGAGCCCAGGACTGAGCTCAGACCCATTTGCAAGTCTCTCCAGAATGCTCCTGGTTGGGACATCTCCTAGTTGAGAACAACCCAGAGCTGGCCACAGCAGGAAGGACAAGTCACCCAGAGGAAACCTCTGAGGGGTGTGgtcagggaaggggaggggcctGGACAGGCCTATCTATATCCAGGACAGACACATGCTGTGTGCAGGTGCATATTGCACCCTGTCACCCATCACCCagagcctgcctgcagggccaggGTGCACATTctccaggcaggggctggggatgtgcgcCCTGGCACTGAGGGTAGGTGGGGTCCCCCTATATCTGCCAGGGCGAGCTCCTTAGTGGAAAACGTTAGAGTTGTCCGGGAAGCATCTTTCCAGCCTCTCATGGTTTGGGGGCTTCCTGAACCCCACTTGCTCATCCtgacatctatctatctatctatctatctatctatctatctatctatctatctttctatctgtCTCTATATTATCTGGGAATAGATAGATTCCAGATCGAGGGGGCTGTGCAGGCTGCCCAGCTCTCAGCTAGCAAACATCTCCACCCGAAAGCGGAACAGTCCCTGTCTTATCGTCGCAAAGCCAGGCACTGGGGGAATCAGAGACAGATGTTCTTCCTCTTTTGTCAAAGTGGCAGAGTTTGGGGACTCTAGGTTGGAGAATGACATTGCCCAACTCATTTGCTATTGTGAAATAAATAACACCAGGAGTTTCAGAAGATGCCTTGACTTGCCCTGAGCTGGAGGAGCCCAGGCGTCAGGAACTTCAGTCCATGGCTTGCTTGGCCACTGGCGCCCTGAGCGGCTCATTCATGTCTTTGAGcctcagtctgttttttttttttttaattaagtgggACATCATAAGTTTGCCAAGAGCCTCCAGTTCAGCAGGCATTCTTCAAACATCCTGGATCTGAGCTCTCAATCAGAtcacttccttttttcccctgcaGCCTGCCTGGATCACATGCTCTTTGTTTCAGTAAATGACTGCTGGGGCCCCAAACATTGGGTCTTCCTCGACTCCTGTCTCTCAAACCTCACATCTAATCTAGCAACTTGTGCTGACATCATTTAGAGAGATCCCGAGTCTTCTTGCCCCTGCCTATTGAGACTGCTGGTCCAGCCAGCATCTCTTTTACCAGGATCGCTGCTCTAGCTTCCAAATTCTTCTCCATGGTGCTGATGCTGCTCTTTTGCTGTCTACTTAGCCCAGCAGCCAGAATTATCCatctaaaatatgaattaattcaGTTCTCTCCATCTCACTATGAGTAAGAGCCAAAGTCTTCCCAGTGGCTCACAAGATGCTGTAATCCAGCCCTGTGGTCTCTCTGGATGATATCCgactccctttccctctctcattCTGCTGGGGGTCCTCTTGGCCTCCTTCCTAGTCTTTGAACACACCAAAAACATTCTCACCCCCgggcctttgcactggctgtTCATTCTCTTGGAATGACTTCCCCCAGCTATCCAGACTCTTGCTACCTGTACTATAACGCATTATTCCTTCCCTCTAATACCCTTCACCCTGCTTTATTTTCCATTGACACCACCTGACATTATAGACTTTGTGTCATCCTCACCTGCAAATAGAATGTTAACTTTTGGAAGACAGGATTTCACTTGTTTTATGGACTCTTATATTCCCTACGCCTAAATCATCGCCTGGCTCACAATATCATCACAATAAATGCTTACGTATCCTGAATGTCTTTttgacttctttcctttttcatccttCTAAGCAGCTATTTACTCTGGCCACTAGATGGCACTCAAGTACTTTCTGTAGGTTGAAACTGCCTCATCAATTAGAGGATCTCTGGTTCTCTCCAactgagtgcttttttttttttttaattgcaaaattaGCTTCTTGTGGACACAATTTAAAAGCAAAGTATTTTACCAAGTTTCTAGCtacataaaccaaaaaaaaatagatgttatcTGTTCTCTATCACGTGTAATTATAATGCCCCAGAGTCACCTGCATTCATTTTTTTAGCTATTCTTTTTGACATTTGCCTTCAcatttctaaataaacatttctactATTAGCtctttatcattagttttaggtaTCAGCTTTTGACTTCCTGCTATACAACATGAGGATTTAACTCTTTTCATGCTCATTTTCATCCAAATACAATCTTTCCCCTGCTCCATCCCCCATCTTCCCAATAAAGTCCCCCCCTGCATCCCCAGGTGgcacatataaatggaatcatataattaaaaacaaaaacctctatTGGGGCCTGGATTTTTAAAGTCCTGTCTGTTTCTGGTGCTTTGGGTCTTTGCTTCCTTTCATTGCAGGCCTTTTAGGAGCACATAAAAAAACCAATTTTATTCAAGTCatgttatt contains:
- the Nlrp1 gene encoding NACHT, LRR and PYD domains-containing protein 1 isoform X3 yields the protein MARGTQDQLAHYLELLPKEELKEFQLRLSNKTLFGCSSGVTPAQPEKASGTEVASQLVAQYGEQRAWDLAFHTWEQMGLSLLCAQAQAKTTLTSTHSSLIIGSPNTPAMESPSWPTSTEVLKFWNFPCTGSTQESKRIFPVTPSHIQKGNPPLFLHRAPSSSTDQESPSQESPNAPTSTVLGGWEPPPQTNAEPRHQGAPETERLLAETSGNYYRGIRERYQNQRREKLRHAQSWKNDNMHQKFTQLLLLQKPHPRGQDPLARKSWHRDVVEEQGHLIEIRELFSPGPGFQKEPHIVILHGAPGIGKSTLARQVRGAWEEGQLFRDRFQHIFYFSCRELVQCKLVSLAELISEDGTAPTAPIRQILSQPEQLLFILDGIDEPKWVLENQSPELCVHWSQSQPVHALLGSLLGKAILPEASLLVTSRTTDLQKLIPSLKQPRWVEVLGFSESGRKEYFYKYFTDESQANKAFTMLESNPELLTLCLMPLVSWMVCTYLKENMELGKELPPTIQTITSLCMHYLFQAFPAPHLGTQLKDFCSLAAEGLWQRKTVFSAGDLRKHELNEAIITIFLKRGVLRKGPDSLTYSFIHLCFQEFFAAMSYALRDKEERSQSPDGLGGMEELLDVYGRNNLFGAPTVRFLFGLLSDHWSRATEKPFTFQLSPERKWELLQWVEAKSPPGQPHSLEFLHCLYETQDEEFLMQAMDCFQRTRMYVQTDMELLVFIFCIKFCSHVKRLQLNEGPQKGQGWRPPGVVLSRWVPITDNSWQVLFSTLRVSGGLRELDLSGNSLSHSAVQNLRKTLRQPLCYLETLRLASCGLTAESCKDLAIGLSTSQTLTELELNFNLLTDAGAQHLFQSLSQRYCKLQRLRLVNCGLTSSCCQDLASALSVSPRLLELDLQQNDLGDHGVRLLYKGLKHPACQLTLLWLDYIPLSDQVREELKALEEEIPRLLISSRCRKPSVMIPIGDPDEGQMGENMSSLKRQRPQSEESSPQVAQVEPFHLSSHASNEDLHMELLGTEDNFWGPTGPVATEMVDKEKSLYRVHFPMAGSYCWSNTGLTFVVRRAVTIKIEFCVWDQFLGNTIPPQSWMVAGPLFDIKAEQGAVAAVYLPHFVALQEGHVDISLFHVAHFKEEGMLLEKPSRVEPHYAVLEDPSFSPMGILLRMIPTALCFIPITSTTLLYHQLHPKEITSFHLYLIPSDCSIQKAIDDEEKKFQFVRIHKPPPVTPLYLGSRYTVSASRKLEIIPKELELCYRSPREPQLFSEFYIGHLGSGIKLQIKNKKGGTVVWKALLKPGDLRPAATPIPPVTKDTLGSLHFVDRHREQLVARVTSVDPVLDKLHGQVLSEEQYEKVRAEPTKPGQMRKLFSFSRSWDWACKDQLYRALKEIHPHLIVELWEKWGGDLGSL